Proteins co-encoded in one uncultured Draconibacterium sp. genomic window:
- a CDS encoding kelch repeat-containing protein — protein MMKTGKNILLYFLFIVLATLVSCTNDDDDEITDGDWWEMSDFDGVPRTDAVCFQINDIAYIGLGYDGDDRLNDFWKYDPVNNFWTKIAAFPGAARNGAVAFTIDGKGYVGTGYDGEDELNDFWEYDPSTDTWTQKADFMGSARYGAVGFAVSGKGYIGSGYDGNYLKDFYTYSPENDSWEQIISIGGSKRRDAACFVIGSKAYVMSGLDNGVYEDDLWEYDPSTGYWTEKRAISDDDDDLSYDDEYISIARINGVGFSVNGLGYLATGSTGSMISNIWEYDPQLDLWSEKTSFEGTTRTEAVGFAIGSRGYITTGRSSTYYFDDIWTFDPEKEYDEDN, from the coding sequence ATGATGAAGACAGGAAAAAACATTCTTTTATATTTTTTATTTATTGTACTGGCAACGCTGGTTTCGTGTACCAACGACGACGATGATGAGATTACTGACGGCGATTGGTGGGAGATGTCGGATTTTGATGGTGTGCCCCGCACTGATGCTGTTTGTTTCCAGATAAATGATATCGCCTATATCGGTTTGGGCTATGATGGCGATGATCGTTTGAACGATTTTTGGAAATATGATCCGGTTAATAATTTCTGGACAAAGATTGCTGCTTTTCCAGGTGCCGCCAGAAACGGAGCTGTGGCTTTTACCATTGATGGAAAAGGCTACGTTGGCACGGGCTACGACGGCGAAGATGAGTTAAATGACTTTTGGGAATACGACCCTTCAACCGACACCTGGACACAGAAAGCCGATTTTATGGGAAGTGCACGTTATGGTGCTGTTGGTTTTGCCGTTAGTGGCAAAGGTTATATTGGCAGTGGCTACGACGGAAATTACCTGAAGGATTTTTATACCTATTCGCCTGAAAACGATTCTTGGGAGCAGATCATTAGTATTGGCGGATCAAAAAGACGCGATGCTGCGTGTTTTGTAATTGGCAGTAAAGCTTATGTAATGTCTGGCCTGGACAACGGCGTATATGAAGATGATTTGTGGGAATACGATCCTTCAACCGGATACTGGACGGAAAAACGTGCTATATCAGACGATGATGATGACTTAAGCTATGACGATGAGTATATTTCAATCGCCCGAATAAATGGAGTTGGATTCTCTGTTAACGGATTAGGATACCTGGCAACCGGAAGTACCGGATCGATGATAAGTAATATCTGGGAATACGATCCGCAACTGGATTTGTGGTCCGAAAAAACATCTTTTGAAGGTACAACAAGAACAGAAGCCGTAGGATTTGCAATTGGTTCGAGAGGTTACATTACCACCGGCCGAAGTTCTACCTACTACTTTGATGATATCTGGACTTTTGACCCGGAAAAAGAGTATGATGAGGATAATTAA
- a CDS encoding DUF4270 family protein, with protein MKKKAIIVLIGWLFLLSCHDDESLMVSLGDNYINNQTNVALIDTIQVLLSTVKIDSIPTSEGDYLLCGSYTDADLGSIRATAYAQIGMSSADIDDDEIFDSIVFCANYSGMAYGDTLLPQTFKVHRVREDIDPSDDYDAEPYLYNTTTFRYDEIPLGSKTIVPKPNFHDTLAIRLNDELGLEFLSYLRDEDEELESLSEFLNYFQGVALVPGDENNSILSFEADSSFHIRLYTHIIKETKINKSYTFVYQSTSHNHFNNVSNDVSGMELKQATTQTEEISSKLLNKRSFLQGSLGYTTRIDFPGISKILEVEYKNILYKAELVLKPLSGTYKNEGELPEELILYTTDKKNNVLSEVTDENDYSISATFYYDEFYDDYTQYVFDITDFIYNELSDGYVDPEDGLLVMLPEAEYGGTLDNVVFDARSLSNYRPTLNLYYVFYE; from the coding sequence ATGAAGAAAAAAGCAATTATAGTCCTTATTGGCTGGTTATTTTTATTGTCGTGCCACGATGATGAATCGTTAATGGTTTCGCTTGGCGACAATTATATAAACAACCAAACAAACGTTGCACTTATCGATACCATACAAGTCCTTTTATCAACTGTAAAAATCGATTCAATCCCCACTTCTGAAGGCGACTATTTATTATGCGGCAGTTACACCGATGCTGATTTAGGAAGCATACGTGCCACTGCTTATGCGCAAATTGGAATGTCATCTGCCGATATCGATGACGATGAGATTTTTGACTCGATAGTATTTTGTGCGAATTACAGCGGAATGGCTTATGGCGACACACTTTTACCACAAACATTTAAAGTGCATCGCGTACGAGAAGACATTGATCCAAGCGACGATTACGACGCCGAACCTTACCTTTATAATACCACTACCTTCAGATACGATGAAATTCCTTTGGGATCTAAAACAATCGTTCCGAAACCCAATTTCCACGATACACTGGCCATTCGGTTGAATGATGAACTTGGATTGGAGTTTCTGTCCTACCTTCGTGATGAAGATGAAGAATTGGAATCGTTAAGTGAATTCCTGAATTATTTTCAGGGTGTAGCATTGGTTCCGGGAGATGAGAACAATTCGATACTAAGTTTTGAAGCCGATTCATCCTTTCATATAAGACTCTATACCCACATTATTAAAGAAACCAAAATAAATAAGTCATACACATTTGTTTATCAAAGTACATCACACAATCATTTTAATAATGTTAGCAACGATGTTAGTGGCATGGAGCTGAAACAGGCAACTACGCAAACAGAGGAAATTTCTTCGAAACTGTTAAACAAACGATCTTTCCTTCAGGGTAGTTTGGGTTATACAACGCGAATCGATTTCCCGGGTATCAGTAAAATTCTGGAGGTAGAATATAAAAATATATTATACAAAGCGGAATTGGTACTTAAACCACTATCCGGCACCTATAAAAATGAAGGAGAACTTCCTGAAGAACTCATTTTGTATACTACCGACAAAAAAAATAATGTATTGTCGGAAGTAACCGACGAGAATGATTATTCTATTTCTGCTACCTTTTATTACGACGAATTTTACGACGATTATACGCAATACGTTTTCGACATTACAGACTTTATTTACAACGAGTTAAGCGATGGCTACGTTGATCCGGAAGACGGATTGCTGGTGATGTTACCCGAAGCAGAATATGGCGGTACACTCGACAACGTAGTTTTCGATGCCCGCTCGCTTTCCAACTACCGTCCTACCTTAAACCTGTACTATGTTTTTTACGAATAG
- a CDS encoding LytTR family DNA-binding domain-containing protein, translating into MPNKKLKTTGEMNCIILEKPHAQSPLREMVNMVPYFHLVSYCSSVFDAYEILRREKIDIVFVDTVLSKVSGIDFIKSLDQKPLFVFVSDKPELAVEGYNLNALDFLLKPLSFDRFLKTANKAYECSASEVKRPEFVQEPEHQDAGHKTILVKTDYKTILIKLNNILYIEGLKDYIKIYTSGNNKPVITLNSLKRLQQNLPSDRFSRVHKSYIVGLDHINAINKTQVMIKDKFIPIGESYRSVFSQRMEELRI; encoded by the coding sequence ATGCCAAACAAAAAACTGAAAACCACTGGAGAAATGAATTGTATTATACTTGAAAAACCTCATGCGCAAAGTCCGTTAAGAGAGATGGTAAATATGGTACCTTATTTTCACTTGGTATCATATTGTTCATCGGTTTTTGATGCATACGAAATTCTGCGAAGAGAAAAAATAGATATTGTATTTGTTGATACTGTTTTATCAAAAGTTTCAGGTATCGATTTTATAAAAAGCCTCGATCAGAAACCACTTTTTGTGTTTGTATCCGACAAACCTGAGTTGGCGGTTGAAGGTTATAATTTGAATGCACTTGACTTTCTTTTAAAACCATTGAGCTTCGATCGTTTTCTGAAAACTGCGAATAAAGCCTACGAGTGTAGCGCATCGGAAGTAAAAAGACCTGAATTCGTTCAGGAACCGGAACATCAGGATGCCGGCCATAAAACAATCCTGGTAAAAACCGACTATAAAACCATTCTGATTAAGCTGAATAATATTTTATACATCGAGGGATTAAAAGACTACATTAAAATTTATACTTCAGGGAATAACAAACCGGTTATTACGCTAAATTCATTAAAAAGACTCCAGCAAAACCTGCCTTCCGATCGTTTTTCGAGAGTGCACAAGTCTTACATTGTTGGCCTCGATCATATCAATGCCATCAACAAAACCCAGGTAATGATAAAAGATAAATTTATACCGATTGGGGAAAGTTATCGTTCGGTTTTTAGCCAGCGTATGGAAGAATTGCGTATCTGA
- a CDS encoding DUF4956 domain-containing protein, with product MDQIQDTIISEPLRWLDIKVINPEDFTELLVRFGLNLLITFIVVNYIYSRNSNRKDFYFSYFSISMTVFVLCFLLESVKLELGFALGLFAIFGIIRYRTDAIPIKEMTYLFVIIGISVINSLSNKKVSHVELLFTNIAIVSTMWILEKVLLLKQEICLIINYENINNINIKKKAELYADIQERTGIKVKRIEIEEVNYLRDVAKIKVYHDINGANGESNTF from the coding sequence ATGGATCAGATACAGGATACAATTATCAGCGAGCCGCTCAGGTGGCTGGACATTAAGGTTATTAATCCCGAAGATTTCACCGAACTACTTGTTCGATTTGGTTTAAACCTTCTCATTACCTTCATTGTAGTAAACTACATATACTCAAGAAACAGTAATAGAAAAGATTTTTACTTCAGCTATTTTTCCATTAGCATGACCGTTTTCGTTCTATGCTTTCTGTTGGAAAGTGTAAAACTTGAATTGGGATTTGCCCTGGGTTTGTTTGCTATTTTTGGAATAATCCGCTACCGCACCGATGCAATTCCCATTAAAGAAATGACTTACCTTTTTGTAATTATAGGCATCTCCGTAATTAACTCGCTATCAAACAAGAAAGTTAGTCATGTCGAGTTACTTTTTACCAATATCGCTATCGTTTCAACCATGTGGATTTTGGAAAAGGTTTTACTTTTAAAACAGGAAATATGCCTGATCATCAATTACGAAAACATTAATAACATTAACATTAAAAAGAAAGCAGAATTATACGCCGATATACAGGAGCGCACCGGAATAAAGGTGAAACGAATTGAAATTGAAGAAGTAAACTATTTGCGCGATGTAGCCAAAATAAAGGTGTACCACGATATTAATGGTGCCAACGGCGAATCAAACACCTTTTAG
- a CDS encoding polyphosphate polymerase domain-containing protein, producing MSLTALSQQLDAISLDEMNEVALLNRFDSKYQLSVSKLEEVLEAIKNDYYILEINGKRKHKYNTIYYDTSNDSLYTNHHNGRLNRLKIRKREYVDSELAFLEIKKKNNKGKTKKLRMTAENRNASFTAKELHFLTQNTNFDFHLSNFTLRVKNINSFERITLVNKDFSERCTIDIHLVSYSHSKKLELGDMAVVELKQGKTNVKTPLGNALSKSRVKPRGFSKYCIGRAFLEPDLKRNLFKERLLQLKKQFKNDIVLTPLHIKSTLTFIENNNYGSDTGYNYQRAAQVAGH from the coding sequence ATGTCACTAACTGCACTTTCACAACAGCTTGATGCTATTTCGCTTGATGAGATGAACGAAGTGGCACTGCTCAACCGATTTGATTCGAAATACCAATTATCGGTTAGCAAGCTAGAAGAAGTCCTTGAAGCCATAAAAAACGATTACTATATTTTGGAAATAAACGGAAAACGAAAACATAAATACAATACAATTTATTACGATACCAGTAACGATTCTTTGTATACCAATCATCACAATGGCAGGTTAAACCGACTAAAAATTAGAAAACGGGAATATGTAGATTCTGAACTGGCATTTCTGGAAATTAAAAAGAAGAACAACAAAGGAAAAACAAAGAAACTGCGAATGACTGCAGAAAACAGAAATGCTTCGTTCACCGCAAAAGAGTTGCATTTTTTAACCCAAAATACCAATTTCGACTTTCACCTGTCGAACTTTACCTTACGGGTTAAAAATATCAATTCGTTCGAACGCATTACACTGGTAAACAAAGATTTTTCAGAGCGCTGTACCATCGACATTCATTTGGTTTCTTATTCTCACTCGAAAAAACTGGAACTTGGAGATATGGCAGTTGTTGAGTTGAAACAAGGCAAAACAAACGTAAAAACGCCACTAGGCAACGCACTGAGCAAAAGCAGGGTTAAACCCAGAGGATTTAGCAAATACTGCATCGGACGGGCTTTTCTGGAACCCGATTTAAAAAGAAATCTATTTAAAGAACGGTTGCTTCAGCTTAAAAAACAATTTAAAAACGATATCGTGTTAACACCTCTGCACATAAAGTCAACATTAACTTTCATAGAAAACAATAATTATGGATCAGATACAGGATACAATTATCAGCGAGCCGCTCAGGTGGCTGGACATTAA
- a CDS encoding carbohydrate-binding domain-containing protein — MKQKTLLILLGILLFSFWACDLTSPIVDDDTDDTEEASAAADNEDDITDANANNDGDHEKTSDYTWSSADVNSITLNGTSVTESSDNVEVNGSIITITATGTYSFSGNLSNGQIVVEAAETDLVRLLLDGVDINCTNSAPIYIKSAEKVIVVVNQNTENKLTDGSSYDYDDVEDEEPNATIFSKTDLTLYGEGKLVLNGNFNDAVNSKDGLIVDVNQLEINAVDDGIRGKDYLIIKDGTINITAGGDGLKSDNENDETRGYIEILTVDIDITAGGDAISAETDILIENGTFDLTTNGSSSYSDTSLKGLKSGVNMIVNTGTFTISSAEDAIHSDQTITLNGGTYNISASDDGIHADYDLTINTGDYAITKSYEGIESTSGDLSINGGTFDIVSSDDGLNVAAGGDNMGGGPGGWGKSATATYTLHLAPDFMAVNAQGDGLDSNGSVEMSDGLVIVNGPTGSGNGILDYDDSFIQTGGTLIGAGSSGMLQAPGSSSSINCVVFVFRSTKQDGTLCHIETSDGEDLVSFKPAKDFQAFIFSSPELDQGVSYDFYSGGSASGTAQNGYYSDATYTAGTLQKTFTLSQRVTGYQLSY, encoded by the coding sequence ATGAAGCAGAAAACTTTATTGATTTTACTGGGAATCCTTCTATTCTCATTTTGGGCATGCGACCTAACATCTCCAATAGTTGATGATGATACAGATGATACAGAAGAAGCCTCAGCAGCTGCCGATAATGAAGACGATATAACAGATGCAAATGCCAATAATGATGGCGACCACGAAAAAACTTCAGATTATACATGGAGCAGTGCCGATGTTAATTCGATTACTCTAAATGGAACTTCCGTAACCGAGAGTTCTGATAATGTTGAGGTAAACGGTAGCATAATTACCATTACAGCCACAGGAACATATAGTTTTAGCGGAAATCTGAGTAACGGGCAAATCGTTGTTGAAGCAGCAGAAACCGATTTGGTCCGCCTACTGCTCGATGGAGTAGATATAAATTGCACAAACAGTGCCCCTATTTATATCAAAAGTGCGGAGAAAGTAATTGTCGTTGTTAACCAGAATACAGAAAATAAGCTAACGGATGGCAGCTCGTATGATTACGACGATGTTGAAGATGAAGAACCCAATGCCACAATTTTCAGTAAGACCGATCTTACACTTTATGGTGAAGGAAAACTGGTTCTAAACGGGAACTTTAACGACGCTGTTAACTCCAAAGATGGTTTGATTGTAGATGTAAATCAGCTTGAAATTAATGCTGTAGATGACGGAATAAGGGGAAAAGATTACTTGATTATTAAAGATGGAACGATCAATATTACTGCCGGTGGCGACGGGTTGAAATCAGACAATGAAAATGACGAAACACGTGGATACATCGAAATTCTAACTGTTGACATCGATATTACTGCCGGTGGCGATGCCATCTCAGCAGAAACTGATATTCTGATTGAAAACGGAACCTTCGATCTTACAACTAATGGCTCCAGTTCCTACTCCGACACGTCGTTAAAAGGGCTGAAATCGGGAGTGAATATGATCGTAAATACCGGAACATTTACAATTAGTTCTGCGGAAGATGCCATTCATTCCGATCAAACCATTACGCTAAATGGCGGAACCTATAACATTTCGGCCAGCGACGATGGAATTCATGCGGATTACGATCTCACAATAAATACCGGTGATTATGCAATTACAAAATCGTACGAAGGAATAGAAAGTACATCGGGAGATTTATCCATTAATGGAGGCACATTTGATATTGTTTCGAGCGACGATGGGCTAAATGTTGCAGCCGGTGGCGATAATATGGGAGGTGGTCCCGGTGGATGGGGAAAATCTGCCACTGCCACTTATACTTTACATCTGGCACCCGATTTCATGGCCGTAAATGCCCAGGGCGATGGCCTCGATTCCAACGGATCGGTTGAAATGAGTGACGGCCTGGTAATTGTAAATGGCCCAACAGGAAGTGGAAACGGGATACTCGATTACGATGATTCGTTTATACAAACCGGTGGCACACTAATAGGGGCAGGCAGCTCGGGTATGTTGCAGGCGCCCGGTTCTTCATCGAGTATAAACTGTGTTGTGTTTGTATTCCGTAGCACAAAACAAGACGGTACTTTATGCCACATAGAAACCAGCGATGGTGAAGATTTGGTATCTTTTAAACCGGCTAAAGATTTTCAGGCTTTTATATTCAGCTCGCCAGAACTAGATCAAGGCGTAAGTTATGATTTTTACAGCGGTGGTTCGGCTAGCGGCACAGCACAAAACGGATACTACTCCGATGCAACCTATACAGCCGGAACATTGCAAAAAACGTTTACGCTGTCTCAGCGTGTAACAGGATATCAATTAAGCTATTAA
- a CDS encoding RNA polymerase sigma factor RpoD/SigA: MRQLKITTTFTNRESASIDKYLQELAKEELITVEEEVELARRIKKGDHDALEKLTKANLRFVVSVAKQYQNQGLSLPDLINEGNLGLLKAGKKFDETRGFKFISYAVWWIRQSIIQAIAEQSRIIRLPLNQVGSLHKINRAIAKFEHQHERKPSTEELAERLGLPADKVAHSLRVSRRHVSVNAPFVYGEDKSLLDVLVNKDSPNADRALMMESLKKEINRALATLVERENDIIRLFFGIGCREMTLDEIGERFGLTRERVRQIKEKAIRRLQQSSRSKLLKTYLE, translated from the coding sequence ATGAGACAGCTAAAGATTACAACGACATTTACTAACCGTGAAAGTGCTTCTATAGACAAGTATTTACAGGAACTTGCCAAGGAAGAACTAATTACTGTTGAGGAAGAAGTTGAATTAGCACGACGAATTAAAAAAGGGGACCACGATGCTTTGGAAAAATTAACCAAAGCTAACTTACGTTTTGTAGTATCGGTGGCAAAACAATACCAAAATCAGGGATTGAGCTTACCTGATCTGATAAACGAAGGAAACCTTGGGTTGCTTAAAGCAGGTAAGAAGTTTGATGAAACACGTGGTTTTAAGTTTATTTCTTATGCAGTGTGGTGGATTCGGCAATCAATTATTCAGGCAATTGCAGAACAATCACGTATTATACGCTTGCCATTAAACCAGGTAGGTTCGTTGCATAAAATTAACAGGGCAATCGCAAAATTTGAGCATCAACATGAACGGAAGCCATCAACGGAAGAATTAGCAGAAAGACTTGGCTTACCTGCCGACAAAGTTGCCCATTCTCTCCGAGTATCAAGAAGACATGTTTCAGTTAACGCCCCATTCGTGTATGGCGAAGACAAGAGTCTTTTGGATGTTTTGGTAAATAAAGATTCACCAAACGCCGACCGCGCACTTATGATGGAATCACTAAAAAAAGAAATAAACCGTGCATTAGCAACATTGGTAGAGCGAGAGAACGACATTATCAGACTATTTTTTGGTATAGGTTGTCGGGAAATGACACTGGACGAAATCGGAGAACGATTTGGATTGACCCGAGAAAGGGTGCGACAGATAAAAGAAAAGGCGATCAGACGTTTGCAACAATCATCACGAAGTAAATTATTGAAAACATATTTGGAGTAA
- a CDS encoding DUF2490 domain-containing protein translates to MKKIILVLSVTLAFFQTFSQDTWFETEFSTEIAKDLEFSVSPEIRFKENLELNEYFLQTGLEYKFSKYFKLGAGYRFGYNINGDDEHESFGRFLVDAKTGFKWKNFNPKFRLRFTNDDDFADNNEATNYLRYKLELEYKIKKLNLEPYILNEWYHDLDAKEFSKSRFQGGLMYKINKHHKIGVYYRLNTYLNSTKHIKNILGLSYKFSL, encoded by the coding sequence ATGAAGAAGATAATTTTAGTGCTGAGTGTAACACTTGCATTTTTCCAAACCTTTTCGCAGGATACCTGGTTCGAGACCGAATTTTCAACTGAAATTGCCAAAGACCTTGAATTCTCTGTATCTCCAGAAATACGTTTCAAAGAGAACCTCGAGCTGAACGAGTACTTCCTGCAAACAGGCCTGGAATATAAATTCAGTAAATATTTTAAATTGGGAGCCGGGTATCGCTTTGGCTACAACATAAACGGCGACGACGAGCACGAATCTTTCGGGCGTTTTCTTGTGGATGCAAAAACCGGTTTTAAATGGAAGAACTTTAACCCTAAATTCAGGCTCCGTTTTACCAACGACGATGATTTTGCCGACAATAACGAAGCAACAAATTACCTTCGTTACAAACTGGAACTGGAGTATAAAATTAAAAAGCTAAACCTGGAACCTTACATATTGAACGAATGGTATCACGACCTGGATGCCAAAGAATTCAGTAAATCGCGGTTTCAAGGTGGTTTGATGTATAAAATAAACAAACATCATAAAATTGGCGTTTACTACCGCTTAAACACCTATTTAAACAGCACAAAGCATATCAAAAACATTCTTGGGCTATCTTATAAGTTTAGCCTGTAA